Proteins from one Amycolatopsis benzoatilytica AK 16/65 genomic window:
- a CDS encoding DUF6186 family protein yields the protein MNSRLVTEIGFGVIVAAAILLWLGSHLFPKKIPPLTTVLAALMRKRSTRIALVLAWWWVGWHFFVQA from the coding sequence ATGAACAGCCGTCTCGTCACCGAAATCGGCTTCGGCGTCATCGTCGCCGCGGCGATCCTGCTGTGGCTCGGCAGCCACCTGTTCCCGAAGAAAATCCCGCCGCTGACCACCGTGCTCGCCGCCCTCATGCGCAAACGGTCCACCCGGATCGCTCTCGTGCTGGCCTGGTGGTGGGTCGGCTGGCACTTCTTCGTGCAAGCCTGA
- a CDS encoding SDR family oxidoreductase: protein MPEQILVTGGTGQLGRVVVERLRAAEAPVRALSRRRRSGEGVEWTVGDLRTGRGIDVAVAGVDTVVHCATDYRHEVETVRTLVEAARWSGQPAHLVYISIVGVDRVPLGYYRAKLAAEEVIAGSGLPYTILRATQFHALVRTLLAGASRLPVVPVPKFRFQPVDVRDVAARLVELALGAAQGRVADFGGPQVRTAADLAHSFLAAAGKRKKVVTVPAPGRIARAYAAGGNLAPDHADGVVTFEQYLAECGKPMALRYR from the coding sequence GTGCCCGAGCAGATCCTCGTCACCGGCGGGACCGGTCAACTGGGCCGGGTCGTCGTGGAGCGGCTGCGGGCCGCGGAGGCGCCAGTGCGGGCGCTGAGCCGGCGGCGGCGCTCCGGCGAAGGGGTCGAATGGACGGTCGGCGACCTGCGCACCGGGCGCGGCATCGACGTCGCGGTCGCCGGGGTGGACACGGTCGTGCACTGCGCGACGGACTACCGGCACGAGGTCGAAACCGTGCGCACGCTGGTGGAAGCCGCGCGGTGGAGCGGGCAGCCGGCGCATCTGGTGTACATCTCGATCGTCGGCGTGGACCGAGTGCCACTGGGCTATTACCGGGCGAAGCTGGCGGCCGAGGAAGTGATCGCCGGTTCCGGCCTGCCCTACACGATTCTGCGCGCGACGCAGTTCCACGCGCTCGTGCGGACGCTGCTCGCGGGCGCGTCGCGGCTGCCGGTGGTCCCGGTGCCGAAGTTCCGGTTCCAGCCCGTGGACGTGCGCGACGTCGCGGCCCGGCTGGTAGAGCTGGCGCTCGGCGCGGCGCAGGGCCGGGTGGCGGATTTCGGCGGGCCGCAGGTACGGACGGCGGCCGACTTGGCCCACTCGTTTTTGGCCGCGGCGGGGAAGCGGAAGAAGGTGGTGACCGTGCCTGCGCCGGGCCGCATCGCGCGCGCGTACGCGGCGGGCGGCAACCTCGCCCCGGACCACGCCGACGGGGTCGTGACGTTCGAGCAGTACCTCGCCGAATGCGGGAAGCCGATGGCGCTGCGATATCGCTGA